From the genome of Faecalibacterium prausnitzii:
ACCATACGCTTTGCCGGGCGCAAAGATTGCACGCTCCCGGCGATTTTCCAGTATACCACAAAATCCGCAAAAAAACATCCCTGAAAGGAGGAATTTTTCATGGCGACCCGGCGCGGCGACACCCTGATCTTCCAGACTCCGCCCGTCATCGCGGCCCATGCGGCGGTGGGCGGCAAAAAAGAGGGGGAAGGCCCCCTTGCGGCGGGCTTCGATGCGCTGAGCGCCGACAACCGGTTCGGCCAGTCCGGCTGGGAAGCCGCCGAGACCCAGCTGCAGCTGCGGGCGGCGCGGCTCTGCCTGAAAAAAGCGCAGACCACTGAAAAAGAAGTCAGTCTGGCTCTGGCCGGAGACCTGCAGGCCCAGTGCACGGCCTCCAATTACGCTATGCGGACGCTGGGCATCCCCTATGCGGGGCTGTTCGGGGCCTGCAGCACCATGGCCGAAGCGCTGGGGCTGGGGGCTGCGCTCTGCTCGGCCGGGCTGGCCGACGGCCTGCTGGCCATGGCATCCAGTCATTTCTGCACCGCCGAACGCCAGTTCCGCACCCCGCTGAGCTATGGAGCCGTCCGCACCCCGACCGCCCAGTGGACGGCCACCGCCGCCGGGGCCTGTCTGCTGCGCCCCGCCGGGCAGGGGGTCGGCATCCGGGCCGTGACCTTTGGGCGGGTGCAGGACTATCAGATCCGAGACATCAACAACATGGGCGCAGCCATGGCTCCCGCCGCCAGCGCGACTCTGCTGCACTACCTGCGGGACACCCACGCAGAGCCGTCGGATTTCGACGCCATTTACACCGGCGACCTGGGCCATGTGGGCAGCCAGCTCTTTCGGGAGCTGCTGGCCGCCGAAGGCCTGCTCATCAAGAACCATGTGGACTGCGGCTGCATCCTCTACGATGCCAACGAGCAGGCCGTGAAGAGCGGCGGCTCCGGTGCGGGCTGCTGCGCGGCGGTGCTCTGCGCCCACATCCTGCCCCGGCTGGAGCGCGGCACCCAGAAGCGGGTGCTCTTCCTCGCCACCGGAGCCTTGATGAGCCAGACCACCTTTCTGCAAAAGGAGAGCATCCCGGCCGTCGCCCATCTGGTGGAGCTGACTGCGCCGGAGAAAGGAGCCGCATCATGAACTATCTCTGGGCTTTCGTCATCGGGGGCGGCATCTGCGCCGCCGGGCAGATCCTCATCGACCTGACCGGCCTGACCCCCGCCCGCATCCTGACGGGCTATGTCGTCGCGGGAGTCGTGCTGTCGGCCCTCGGCTGGTACGCTCCGCTGGCCGAGCTGGCCGGGTGCGGGGCCACCGTGCCGCTGCTGGGCTTCGGCCACCTGCTGGCCAAAGGCGTCCGCACCGCATTGCAGGAGGAGGGGGCCATCGGCATCCTCACCGGCGGGCTCACCGCCGCTGCCGCCGGCATCACCACCAGCCTCGTCTGCGGCGTGGTCTGCTCCTGGGTCGGCCGGAGCCACGACCAGAACTAGCCCGCAATAAAAAGCGGCGCTGCTTCGCGCCGGTTCGCGCCCGGCGGGTGGTAGGATGCAAAAAAACAAAAACCTCCGCACCGGAAACCGGCACAGAGGTTTTGTTCGTCAGTCGATCACTCGATCAGGCATGAACTCAAGCGTTCTTGTTTGCACGCTTTGCCATACGGCTGATCTTGCGAGAAGCAGTGTTCTTCTTGATGACACCCTTAGCGCGAGCCTTGTCGATCGCGGAAACAGCAGCCAGGACAGTTGCGTCCTTGTCAGCGGCTTTAGCATCGATGGCAGCGTCTGCCTTCTTGACGACTGTTTTCAGGTTGGTCTTAATGGCCTTGTTGTGAGCCTGCTCAGCTGCAGCCTGCACGACGCGGTCCTTCTGAGATTTGATGTTAGGCATTCGTTCCACCTCCTTGGCTACCTATAACAGCGCACCTTATGATACCATATTTGCCGTACCAGCGCAAGCCTTTTTTCGATTTTTGTTTAGAAAAGTTTTCAAAATCCCATACTGAAGCTGTAAA
Proteins encoded in this window:
- the rpsT gene encoding 30S ribosomal protein S20 — its product is MPNIKSQKDRVVQAAAEQAHNKAIKTNLKTVVKKADAAIDAKAADKDATVLAAVSAIDKARAKGVIKKNTASRKISRMAKRANKNA
- a CDS encoding stage V sporulation protein AD — translated: MATRRGDTLIFQTPPVIAAHAAVGGKKEGEGPLAAGFDALSADNRFGQSGWEAAETQLQLRAARLCLKKAQTTEKEVSLALAGDLQAQCTASNYAMRTLGIPYAGLFGACSTMAEALGLGAALCSAGLADGLLAMASSHFCTAERQFRTPLSYGAVRTPTAQWTATAAGACLLRPAGQGVGIRAVTFGRVQDYQIRDINNMGAAMAPAASATLLHYLRDTHAEPSDFDAIYTGDLGHVGSQLFRELLAAEGLLIKNHVDCGCILYDANEQAVKSGGSGAGCCAAVLCAHILPRLERGTQKRVLFLATGALMSQTTFLQKESIPAVAHLVELTAPEKGAAS
- a CDS encoding SpoVA/SpoVAEb family sporulation membrane protein, which encodes MNYLWAFVIGGGICAAGQILIDLTGLTPARILTGYVVAGVVLSALGWYAPLAELAGCGATVPLLGFGHLLAKGVRTALQEEGAIGILTGGLTAAAAGITTSLVCGVVCSWVGRSHDQN